The nucleotide window GGCGGTTGAACAGATGATTCAATGGTGTCACCAAGGCCCTCAAGGGGCAATTGTTTCTGAGGTTAGGGTTGAAAGGGTTCAACCGGAAGCTTTAGAGGGTTTTGAAATTAAATATTCATAAATAAATAACAGGTTTTAGGGGATAAACTTTGTCTAAGGTCTAATCCTAAAACCTATATTAGACCTCTTGCATAAATCAAATTAAAATCAATTGTAGTACAGAAATTATCAAGTTTTCTTACTTTTGACTTTCTTCTGCAAGAAGTCTATTTTTTTTCTCAAAAAGTATCAAAGCAAAATTTATTTTTTTAACCTTTCGTTGATGGCTTTTTCACTTGACGAGCCATAGCTTTAAACGTATTTAAACTAGGTCCGGGACGACGACGTGCCATAGTAGGATTAGGTAAATTTTGGCTAGCAAAACCAACCTCTTGAGGTTGAGTTTTTCCGTTTTGGCTAGAGGATGTTACTGTTGTGGGAAAGGGGGTTAATAAAGGAACTGATTCAGATTGAGTTTCTGGTTGTTTTTGTGACTTGGAAGCTGAAGCTGATTTTTTAGCTTTGATTGAAGTCTTTTTGCTTTTAGATGAGTTGGGTGCGGGTTCAGCCGGTTTTTGTTCAGCAGCAGGAGCAGGAGCAGGGGTTGAGGGCTGTTTTTCTGCTTCAGGTTGAGCAGATTTTTCAGATTTTGAAGTTTTTTCTTGAGTTTCTTCTTCTTTTAGCTCTAAAAAAAAGCCCGATTTATTTTTACCAAAAAGTTTTTTCAGCATTGATTATAACTCCGAAAGAATAAACTGCAACCACAGACGATTAAATTTGACTTACTGCCATCATAGAGGCGGTAAGGTGTAGACTATCAGATATTGTACGGGAAAAGCGTGACAAAATAATTGTCACAATGGATTTATCTGCTACAGGTAAAGTAAGTATTTATCTGGTTTTTCCCCATCCCAAATTAGATCATAGTTATAACTATCACACTGTTACTATTTTATCGCTACTTAAGTCCCTAGAGTTCCCTTAACGTTAACTGTTTGTCAAGAGAACAGGCAACAGGAAAGACTTTCAAGCTTTTTACATTTCTTAATATAATGAGTTTTAATTGATGTCGAGGGACTCAATATCTTTGTTAGGAAGAGTTGGCTGGTAAGTATAAATTCTTAACAGGTCGGTCATTAAACATAAATCAACTCAATTCGGTCAAATTTTTGACAAAATTTAATATTTAAGCCCCAGGTTAATCGACGTTAATGGACTTTTGCTTAAGTTTTATGACAAAAGCTTTACATAATTCTCATTATGCCAGTTAGCTCTTGGTCTTTATCGTCAAACTCATCAGTAAAAATTCCTAAAAGCCCCCCCAAAAATCTGTTTTAGATCTTAAAATATTATTTAGAAAAGGTAACAAAACTTTGATGTAAACAAAAAAGCGAAAGGAAAATTTCGGCAAGATTATAAAGAAAAGCCAAAGATCTATCTGATTTGACATCCAAACTTCAAACATTCTTAGAAGATTGTCTTACCCTTAAATATAGTTGTAGATCTTGAAGAGTACCGTGAAAATTCCAAGTACAATCATCACCCTTATTCTTGGGATTACCTTAACTTTGGTCAGCCTTTGGTATGGTCAAAATCATGGATTAATGCCGGTGGCAGCATCAGAAGATGCTAAACAAATTGATAGTGTTTTTAATCTGATGATGACCATTGCGACAGGGCTATTTTTCATCGTTGAAGGAGTCCTAATCTATAGCCTGTTTGCCTTTCGCCGACGCAAAGGAGATCAAACTGACGGGCCACCGATTGAAGGAAATGTCCCTCTAGAAATTCTCTGGACAGCTATCCCAACGGTTATCGTTTTTATGTTAGCGGTGTATAGTTTTGAAGTTTATAGCAATATTGGGGGATTAAATCCTAAAACCTCCGGAGATGTACCCCCAGGCTTAATGGCGCACCATCACGGAAAAGCCCAGCCTTCCGAGCAAGGGATGGTCGCTATGGCTGACGAGGGTCAAGTTGCCTTGGGAATTGGTGCTTCCCCAGAAAATGAAAATATTACTCCTGTAGTGGTAGATGTCAAAGGAATCCAGTTTGCTTGGATTTTCACCTATCCGGAAACAGGTATTGTCTCCGGAGAACTCCATATTCCGGTTAATCGTCCCGTTCAACTCAATATTAGTGCGGGGGATGTGCTTCACGCGGTATGGATTCCCGAATTACGTCTCAAACAAGATGCGATTCCGGGTAGAGACTCAACTTTAGCTTTCATATCTAACCGAGTGGGAGAATATCCGATCATTTGCGCCGAACTGTGCGGATCTTATCATGGGGGAATGAAAGCACTCGCCTATGTTCAAACCGAGGAAGATTTTAACAAGTGGGTTCAAGAGAATACCTTGGCGCAAAATGAAGACCCTTCTGAAACCGTTGCCCTTAACCCGGCTACTGCTTCAGATGGAGAATTTTTAGCTCCCTATGCAGCAGAAATGGGCGTTACTTCCGACACCCTCGCTCAAATCCATCCATTCCATCAAGGAATGTAAGTTTTTCAGTGTGAGTTCAGCTAAATTATGACTACATCAGCAGAAGTTACTGCCACAAAGCCAACCCCCCCTTCCGAACCGAAACAGCAACGGAAGTGGACAGATTATTTTACCTTTAGTACGGATCACAAGGTTATTGGGATTCAATATCTGACGACTTCTTTTCTCTTTTTCTTTGTCGGTGGTTCTTTCGCCGAAATCATGAGAACGGAGTTAGCCACTCCGGATCCGGATTTTGTCTCACCGGAGATGTATAACCAGTTTATGACCATGCACGGGACGATTATGATCTTTTTGTGGATCGTTCCGGCTGGCGCGGCCTTTGCTAACTATCTGATTCCCCTCATGATTGGGGCCGAAGATATGGCCTTTCCCCGTCTGAATGCGGTCGCTTTTTGGCTCTTTCCCGTCGGGGGAATATTACTCATGTCCAGTTTCTTTGTGGGCGCTCCTGAAGCCGGATGGACTTCTTACCCTCCCCTCAGTTTAGTATCGGGTAAATGGGGTGAAGAAATTTGGATTTTGAGTATTTTATTGGTGGGAACTTCGTCAATTTTAGGGGCGATTAACTTTATTACCACCATCCTCAAAATGCGAATTCCGGACATGGATTTGCATAGTATGCCCCTATTCTGTTGGGCAATGTTGGCTACCTCTGCCCTGATTTTGCTCTCCACTCCGGTTTTAGCTGGCGCGTTGGTGCTGTTGTCTTTTGATTTAATTGCAGGAACGAGCTTTTTTAACCCAACTGGCGGGGGAGATCCCATCGTCTACCAGCACTTATTCTGGTTTTATTCCCATCCGGCAGTGTATATCATGATTTTACCCTTCTTTGGGGTAATTTCTGAAGTTTTACCCGTCCACGCTCGTAAACCCATTTTTGGCTATCGGGCGATCGCTTATTCGAGTTTAGCCATTAGTTTCTTAGGGTTAATTGTCTGGGCGCACCATATGTTTACCAGTGGAACACCGGGATGGTTACGGATGTTCTTCATGGCGACTACGATGTTAATTGCTGTGCCAACGGGAATTAAAGTCTTTAGTTGGTGTGCCAC belongs to Gloeothece citriformis PCC 7424 and includes:
- the ctaD gene encoding cytochrome c oxidase subunit I — its product is MTTSAEVTATKPTPPSEPKQQRKWTDYFTFSTDHKVIGIQYLTTSFLFFFVGGSFAEIMRTELATPDPDFVSPEMYNQFMTMHGTIMIFLWIVPAGAAFANYLIPLMIGAEDMAFPRLNAVAFWLFPVGGILLMSSFFVGAPEAGWTSYPPLSLVSGKWGEEIWILSILLVGTSSILGAINFITTILKMRIPDMDLHSMPLFCWAMLATSALILLSTPVLAGALVLLSFDLIAGTSFFNPTGGGDPIVYQHLFWFYSHPAVYIMILPFFGVISEVLPVHARKPIFGYRAIAYSSLAISFLGLIVWAHHMFTSGTPGWLRMFFMATTMLIAVPTGIKVFSWCATIWGGKLSLNTSMLFGIGFVSSFLLGGLTGVMVSSVPFDIHVHDTYFVVGHFHYVLFGGAALGLFAGFYHWFPKMTGRMINEPLGRLHFILTFIGLNLTFMPMHELGLLGMNRRVALYDAQFQGLNMLSTAGAYFMAVSTIPFLMTVFWSLFKGEKAGRNPWRALTLEWQTASPPIIENFEEEPVLWAGPYDYGIDVVSFEGAESVDQILAEVGAESN
- a CDS encoding cytochrome c oxidase subunit II, with translation MKIPSTIITLILGITLTLVSLWYGQNHGLMPVAASEDAKQIDSVFNLMMTIATGLFFIVEGVLIYSLFAFRRRKGDQTDGPPIEGNVPLEILWTAIPTVIVFMLAVYSFEVYSNIGGLNPKTSGDVPPGLMAHHHGKAQPSEQGMVAMADEGQVALGIGASPENENITPVVVDVKGIQFAWIFTYPETGIVSGELHIPVNRPVQLNISAGDVLHAVWIPELRLKQDAIPGRDSTLAFISNRVGEYPIICAELCGSYHGGMKALAYVQTEEDFNKWVQENTLAQNEDPSETVALNPATASDGEFLAPYAAEMGVTSDTLAQIHPFHQGM